The region AATTACTGAGTTACCCATGCATCCAATGAAAAAATGGCTGACGCTGGCCATCGTCTCCAGCGCCTTGTTCCTGATCGTGGTCGACATGACCGTGCTCTACACCGCCTTGCCTGCGCTGACGCGCGACTTGCAGGCTACTTCCTCGCAAAAACTGTGGATCATCAACGTGTACGCGCTGGTTGTCTCCGGTCTGCTGCCCGGCCTCGGCACCCTCGGTGACCGCTTGAGCCACAAACCCGTTTTCCTTGCCGGCCTGGCCGTGTTCGGCATCGCCTCGCTGTGCGCCGCGTTTTCGCCCGCGCCGGAACTGTTGATTTTTTCGCGCATCCTGCTGGCCATCGGCGCCGCCTTGATGATGCCGGCCACCTTGTCCATCATTCGCCTGACCTTTACGGACAACCGCGAGCGCTCGTTCGCCATCGGCGTGTGGGCGGCGATTGCCTCCGGCGGCGCCGCGTTTGGCCCCGTGCTCGGCGGTTTCCTGATGGAACATTACTGGTGGGGTTCCGTCTTCCTGATCAACGTGCCCATCGTGCTGCTGACCCTGGTGCTGGCCGCCGTTGTCCTGCCGAAACGGGCCGGTAACCGCGACAAACCGTGGGATTTGAAGGGTTCTTTGCAAATCATGATGGGTCTGCTTGGTGGCGTGTATGCGATCAAGGAACTGGGCAAGTCGCAGCCGTCGTATGCGCTGGCCGCCGCTTCGTTCGCCGTCGGCGCCTTCTTCATGCTCAAATTCGTGCGCCGTCAGAAGCGGCAAGCCAAGCCGCTGATCGACTTCGCCCTGTTCCGCGAACTGCCGTTTTCCAGCGCCGTGGCCGCCGCCATGGTGGCGTCCGCCGCCCTGATCGGCATGGAACTGGCGCTGAGCCAGCACATGCAGTTGGTGCGTGAGTTATCTCCGCTGGAAGCGGGTCTGCTGTTGTTGCCGCTGCCGCTGGCGTCCGTGTTTGCGGGGCCGCTGACGGGTTTCATGCTGCCGCGCGCCGACAAGGCCAAGGTACTGTGGGGTTCGCTGCTGCTGTCCGGTATCGGCATGGCAGCGTATCTGGTGCTGCATGACGCCGCCGTCTCGGCGCAAGTGGCCAGCCTGGTAATTTTAGGCCTGGGCCTGGGCGCCGTCATGACGGCCGCATCGAGCGCCGTGATGCTCAACGTGGCGCCCCAGCAAGCGGGCATGGCCGCCTCGATCGAGGAAGTGTCGTATGAACTGGGCGCCGTGATCGGCGTGACGGTGCTGGGCACGATTTTGTCGGCCGTCTACAGCGCCACCCTGGTGATCCCGGAAAGCGCTGGCCTGTTGCCGAACGCCCACGACACCCTCGATGCGGCGCTGCTGGCCGCAGAGCAATTGCCGGCCGAACTGGGCTTGCAAGTGTCGGAACTGGCCCGCTCGGCCTTCGACAAGGCATTCATTGTCGTGCTGGCTACGGCTTCCGCCATCCTGATGGCGGCCGCGGCCACCATCCGCCACCTGCATCTGCGGGCGCGCCGGGCAGCTTGATGCAGCGCGATTTGGTGGCTGGCTACATGGCCCGGAACAGGTGCACGAA is a window of Janthinobacterium rivuli DNA encoding:
- a CDS encoding MFS transporter, which encodes MKKWLTLAIVSSALFLIVVDMTVLYTALPALTRDLQATSSQKLWIINVYALVVSGLLPGLGTLGDRLSHKPVFLAGLAVFGIASLCAAFSPAPELLIFSRILLAIGAALMMPATLSIIRLTFTDNRERSFAIGVWAAIASGGAAFGPVLGGFLMEHYWWGSVFLINVPIVLLTLVLAAVVLPKRAGNRDKPWDLKGSLQIMMGLLGGVYAIKELGKSQPSYALAAASFAVGAFFMLKFVRRQKRQAKPLIDFALFRELPFSSAVAAAMVASAALIGMELALSQHMQLVRELSPLEAGLLLLPLPLASVFAGPLTGFMLPRADKAKVLWGSLLLSGIGMAAYLVLHDAAVSAQVASLVILGLGLGAVMTAASSAVMLNVAPQQAGMAASIEEVSYELGAVIGVTVLGTILSAVYSATLVIPESAGLLPNAHDTLDAALLAAEQLPAELGLQVSELARSAFDKAFIVVLATASAILMAAAATIRHLHLRARRAA